In Uranotaenia lowii strain MFRU-FL chromosome 2, ASM2978415v1, whole genome shotgun sequence, one genomic interval encodes:
- the LOC129743289 gene encoding uncharacterized protein LOC129743289: protein MHNRLKFLLNCRKCKIVPKCLDYKISMCLDNEKSKKELRILEHKQKIRMVSLAISDTKRTTARLKPKKKFLSEKLQNLLDAEDWRKIIEMVSKRTASTFKKTRKTEIRKLDFLKKKKILETTIQADWIENTTTVEIPDYLERALLLGPNFNIQPTTNIPYVAFIADVESAIKQKPDADDIRSSIATMINNYVDFQNQPRAKNYDWIHKDVIHSRKFLREHNELIITKADKGNKTVVMLATEYSEKMTAMVSDTTTYTPLTADPTEKILKRINTMLDLWHENKYITTYTKNKLKLFNCPPPRIYGLPKIHKEDRPLRPVVSTVGSATYRMAQFLANVLQNVVGKTEHHVRSSFDFASEITNIRVPEGYIIYSLDVVSLYTNVPIKNVYEIIEQKWREISEYTPIPWTEFKRALQTILGASFFQYNGKIFEQTFGTPMGSPLSPVVASLLMEQLEERAIQNLRDKDVNLVMYKRYVDDCLIIGKESDIDHLNNQKTKSDATVLKKEFENDDPKHDDNNRLHDVTKNAKRKLLEAIQNLTQNEVTCWRETYEFNF, encoded by the exons atgcACAATCGACTAAAATTCCTACTGAACTGCAGAAAGTGCAAAATAGTGCCGAAGTGTTTGGACTACAAAATAAGCATGTGCCTAGACAACGAAAAATCCAAGAAAGAGTTAAGAATCttggaacacaaacaaaaaatccGTATGGTAAGTCTTGCCATCAGCGACACGAAAAGAACAACAGCGCGCCTTAAACCGAAAAAGAAATTCCTCTCCGAGAAACTGCAAAACCTTCTCGATGCTGAGGATTGGcgcaaaataattgaaatggtATCAAAAAGAACAGCCTCCACATTTAAGAAGACCAGAAAGACAGAAATCAGAAAATTAGATTTtcttaaaaagaagaaaattctagaaACAACCATCCAAGCGGACTGGATCGAAAACACAACAACTGTGGAAATTCCGGATTATCTGGAACGGGCACTTCTTCTGGGACCCAACTTCAACATCCAGCCGACAACGAACATCCCGTACGTTGCTTTCATTGCCGACGTCGAGAGcgcaataaaacaaaaacccGACGCAGACGACATCAGGAGCAGCATCGCGACGATGATCAACAACTACGTAGACTTCCAAAACCAACCGCGCGCCAAAAACTACGATTGGATTCATAAGGACGTCATCCACAGCCGAAAGTTTCTCCGAGAACACAACGAACTGATCATCACGAAAGCAGACAAAGGGAATAAAACCGTCGTGATGCTAGCGACTGAGTACAGCGAAAAAATGACAGCTATGGTAAGTGATACAACAACGTACACACCACTAACCGCAGATCCAACGGAAAAAATACTTAAACGCATTAACACGATGTTGGATTTGTGGCACGAAAACAAGTACATTACCACttacacaaaaaataaattaaaactattcaaCTGCCCACCGCCGAGGATTTACGGTCTCCCCAAAATCCATAAAGAAGATCGTCCACTTCGACCTGTGGTGTCAACAGTCGGGTCAGCTACGTACCGCATGGCTCAGTTTTTAGCCAACGTACTGCAAAACGTCGTCGGCAAAACTGAACACCACGTGCGCAGTAGTTTCGACTTCGCGTCGGAAATTACCAACATTCGGGTCCCCGAAGGTTATATCATTTACTCATTGGACGTCGTGTCGCTCTACACGAACGTGCCAatcaaaaatgtgtatgaaataataGAACAAAAGTGGCGGGAAATTAGCGAATACACGCCGATACCATGGACTGAATTCAAACGCGCCCTTCAAACAATTCTAGGAGCGTCGTTTTTTCAGTACAACggtaaaatatttgaacaaacgTTTGGTACACCGATGGGCTCTCCTCTATCTCCTGTAGTAGCGTCTCTCCTGATGGAACAACTCGAGGAAAGAGCCATCCAAAATCTACGAGATAAAGACGTCAATCTCGTGATGTACAAACGTTATGTTGATGACTGCTTGATCATTGGCAAGGAGAGTGACATAGATCAC CTCAATAATCAAAAAACTAAGAGCGACGCCACAGTTCTCAAGAAAGAATTCGAAAACGACGACCCCAaacacgacgacaacaaccgacTGCACGACGTCACCAAGAACGCAAAACGCAAGCTACTAGAAgcgattcaaaatctgactcAAA aTGAGGTTACCTGCTGGCGTGAAACTTATGAATTCAACTTCTAA